A single genomic interval of Salinarchaeum sp. IM2453 harbors:
- a CDS encoding aldehyde dehydrogenase family protein, whose protein sequence is MSMEASQYDNELTYQTYRENDDLEAFHEAYDGAVQSIKADLGESYPLRIDGKPVTTDRSFSVDSPGDTTRQIGTFAVGDSSEVDDAVAAATAAQPAWEAMDPSSRAELCTRVADQLRDRKFEFAATLSLENGKTRIEAMADVDEAIDFLEFYSREITAADGYRFDTGEPTPGQHTTNLLRPYGVFGVISPFNFPLAILVGMTTGALITGNTVVLKPAEATPLVAHKVMDLFEEAGIPDGVLNLVTGDGPTTGQPLVEHEAVDGIAFTGSRAVGVGIERTFQELGKRGPVIAELGGKNPVIVSDEADLDAAVNGVMKGAFSFAGQKCSATSRVYVYENIVDSFTDRLVEETENLVVGQPTDRETFVSPLIDDEAVDRYREISTQARSDGTVLTGGSVISDSDLPDGRYVEPTVVTEIPHEHSLAREEHFVPFVTIHPVSGLDAGIEKSNDSEFGLCAGLFSEDESEIEQWFDEIEAGMCYVNRKQSATTGALVQAQPFGGWKFSGTTGKFAGGYWYLQQFMREQSRTRVR, encoded by the coding sequence ATGAGTATGGAAGCCTCCCAGTATGATAACGAACTGACCTATCAGACGTACCGAGAAAACGATGATCTTGAGGCTTTCCATGAGGCGTATGATGGCGCTGTGCAGTCGATCAAGGCTGATCTCGGGGAAAGTTATCCGCTGCGCATTGATGGCAAACCAGTCACCACTGACAGGTCGTTTTCCGTGGATTCCCCCGGCGATACAACCCGCCAAATCGGAACGTTTGCGGTCGGTGATTCATCTGAAGTTGACGATGCAGTCGCTGCTGCGACCGCCGCACAACCAGCCTGGGAGGCTATGGATCCATCATCACGGGCCGAGCTATGCACCCGGGTTGCTGACCAACTTAGAGATCGAAAGTTCGAGTTTGCGGCAACTCTCTCACTTGAAAATGGAAAAACCCGAATCGAAGCAATGGCCGATGTTGATGAGGCGATTGACTTCCTTGAGTTTTATAGCCGCGAGATTACAGCCGCAGATGGGTATCGGTTTGATACCGGTGAGCCGACGCCTGGACAACATACAACTAATCTTCTTCGTCCCTATGGCGTATTCGGTGTTATCTCGCCGTTTAATTTCCCACTTGCAATCTTAGTTGGAATGACGACTGGCGCACTTATCACCGGAAATACTGTGGTACTAAAGCCAGCCGAAGCTACACCACTCGTCGCACACAAGGTGATGGATCTGTTTGAGGAAGCAGGAATTCCTGATGGTGTCCTCAACCTCGTGACTGGCGATGGGCCAACAACTGGCCAACCATTAGTCGAGCACGAAGCTGTCGACGGAATTGCATTCACTGGCTCTCGGGCGGTTGGAGTCGGTATTGAACGAACTTTTCAGGAACTCGGCAAGCGTGGCCCGGTTATCGCAGAACTTGGAGGTAAGAACCCTGTGATCGTCAGTGATGAGGCCGACCTTGACGCTGCAGTGAATGGGGTGATGAAAGGTGCATTCTCCTTTGCCGGACAAAAATGTTCAGCGACCTCTCGAGTATATGTCTATGAGAACATTGTCGATTCATTTACCGACCGCCTTGTCGAAGAAACCGAAAACTTAGTCGTTGGCCAGCCGACCGATCGCGAAACCTTTGTCTCACCGTTAATCGATGATGAAGCGGTTGACCGCTATCGAGAGATCTCAACGCAAGCACGATCCGATGGAACTGTTCTAACTGGCGGTTCTGTTATCTCTGATTCTGACCTTCCAGACGGTAGATACGTTGAACCGACGGTTGTTACCGAGATTCCTCATGAGCACAGCCTCGCTCGTGAGGAGCATTTTGTACCGTTTGTGACGATCCACCCGGTGTCTGGACTTGATGCGGGGATTGAAAAGTCAAATGACAGTGAATTTGGTCTGTGCGCCGGGCTATTCTCGGAAGACGAGTCAGAAATTGAACAGTGGTTTGACGAAATTGAAGCTGGTATGTGCTATGTCAATAGAAAACAGAGCGCAACAACAGGAGCCCTTGTACAGGCTCAGCCATTCGGCGGTTGGAAGTTCTCAGGGACGACCGGGAAGTTCGCAGGAGGATACTGGTATCTCCAACAATTCATGCGTGAACAGAGCCGCACTCGCGTGCGATAG
- a CDS encoding FAD-binding oxidoreductase: MNITIIGGGIFGTGIAYFLKRLDPDCEVQLFERQDIAGGSTGNSAGIVRHHYSNACHIEAAKRGREILENLPALIDTHGGFHQCGYLIMAGAENEAQFRRNIELQQERDIDVELLAPDEITDYMPAVDTTGITVGAIEHEGGFADPYMVASGFSRKAAELGVNIHTNTPVTDIEMDGSRAVAVHAGNERYETDLVVNAAGAGSGAIAAMAGVELPITGYEVKVCIFDPPEPYTPDYPVISDVETGLYAKPETNGQFIAGGMERETGHKKVTARTELDGVQSDDVMRMGELLDRRIPSFVESGVAGDWSGVITAPPDWHELIGIPEGVENMYLATGGSGHGFKEGPGFAESIAQDLLGQSPTIDLDRYHPQRFANGNEFTGGYDDGSRS, from the coding sequence ATGAATATTACAATCATCGGTGGCGGTATTTTTGGTACGGGAATCGCGTACTTTCTAAAGCGTCTTGACCCCGATTGTGAAGTACAGCTCTTTGAACGACAAGATATCGCGGGGGGATCAACAGGAAACTCAGCAGGGATCGTTCGCCATCATTACTCGAACGCGTGTCACATTGAGGCAGCAAAGCGTGGCCGAGAAATTCTCGAGAATCTCCCAGCATTGATCGACACACATGGCGGGTTCCATCAGTGTGGCTATCTGATCATGGCAGGTGCTGAAAACGAAGCACAATTCCGACGCAATATTGAATTGCAGCAGGAGCGGGACATTGATGTTGAGCTCTTGGCACCGGATGAAATTACAGACTATATGCCGGCAGTTGATACCACGGGAATTACTGTCGGTGCTATTGAGCATGAAGGTGGCTTTGCTGATCCATATATGGTGGCCTCTGGATTCTCACGTAAAGCGGCGGAACTTGGGGTAAACATTCATACAAACACGCCGGTGACAGATATTGAAATGGACGGAAGCAGGGCTGTCGCAGTTCACGCTGGCAATGAAAGGTACGAAACAGACCTTGTTGTCAACGCTGCCGGTGCTGGAAGCGGCGCTATTGCCGCGATGGCCGGCGTTGAATTGCCGATAACAGGTTATGAAGTGAAAGTGTGTATCTTTGATCCACCGGAACCGTATACTCCTGACTACCCAGTTATTTCTGACGTAGAAACTGGACTATACGCTAAACCAGAGACCAATGGTCAGTTTATTGCCGGCGGAATGGAACGAGAAACAGGTCACAAAAAAGTCACAGCACGAACCGAATTGGATGGCGTACAATCTGACGATGTAATGCGCATGGGCGAACTACTGGACCGACGGATTCCATCGTTTGTCGAATCTGGGGTTGCTGGTGACTGGAGTGGGGTTATTACTGCACCTCCAGATTGGCATGAATTAATCGGTATCCCAGAAGGCGTTGAGAATATGTATCTTGCCACCGGAGGAAGCGGCCATGGATTCAAAGAAGGACCCGGATTTGCTGAATCTATTGCTCAAGATCTGCTTGGACAATCTCCTACCATTGATTTAGACCGCTACCACCCCCAACGGTTTGCCAATGGCAACGAGTTTACAGGCGGATATGATGACGGAAGCCGATCCTAA
- a CDS encoding dihydrofolate reductase, with protein sequence MVELVAIAGVAKNGVIGDGEDIPWHYEEDHNQYKRRVRDHPVIVGRKTYDQMGKIPTTIPIVVTRSPQYSSETGAIYVSSVGEAVMEAEQYSDRVYIIGGQSIYSLFLPYTNRVLISEIPEYDHGSRVFPYLGTDWKIQTVHEYTEFQLVEYVQPNPRSIDG encoded by the coding sequence ATGGTCGAGCTCGTCGCAATTGCCGGTGTTGCAAAGAATGGGGTGATTGGAGACGGAGAAGACATACCATGGCATTATGAAGAAGATCATAACCAGTACAAACGTCGTGTTCGTGATCATCCAGTTATTGTAGGCCGGAAAACATATGATCAGATGGGTAAAATCCCAACAACTATTCCGATTGTTGTCACGAGGTCGCCACAGTATTCATCTGAAACAGGCGCAATATACGTGTCTTCAGTTGGTGAGGCAGTAATGGAAGCAGAACAGTATAGTGATCGAGTGTATATTATCGGCGGACAGTCGATTTACTCACTGTTTTTACCCTACACTAACCGAGTATTAATTTCTGAAATACCAGAATATGACCACGGATCGCGAGTTTTTCCATATCTTGGAACAGATTGGAAGATTCAAACAGTACATGAATACACAGAATTTCAACTAGTTGAGTATGTACAGCCAAATCCTCGGTCTATTGATGGCTAA
- a CDS encoding trehalose-6-phosphate synthase, with product MKDEFKNTELIVLSNREPYIHEDQDAVRSPAGGLTAALDQVLQQQSGTWIAWGSGDADFTVTTDQSVSVPPDNPSYTLKRVKLSDEEIAKYYYGYSNQVLWPICHQLLSRVNVNPGYWETYQTVNQRFAAATAETMTNQTEVIWVQDYHLALVPKFLDEYTEEVTVQHFWHIPWPPDSVFRRIPESVMLLHGLLATDRIGFHTEQYRTSFIDTVREDEVDVTVHSNGRIESRYGTTETYVSPVGVDQTEIESSVGTEGSRMFQTALRGNHRITDAETIIVAVDRLDYTKGILHRLRTIEHLLETHPELHGKVRLLQKGTLTREQIPAYRQHQQQIRETINRINDRFRTNDWQPIIYREQTDPRSKVLGLLSMGDLCMVTPVADGLNLTALEYVFARGKATPGKLVLSKYAGVSEYLEGVYTVNPHDIPGTTEQLAAALTATDVDQKQRWNRLYDTATNLDIVDWIEDGNLP from the coding sequence ATGAAGGATGAATTCAAAAACACGGAGCTAATCGTTCTTTCGAATCGGGAACCATACATCCATGAAGATCAGGATGCTGTTCGATCACCAGCAGGAGGACTAACTGCTGCGCTTGATCAGGTACTACAGCAACAGTCAGGAACATGGATTGCATGGGGCAGCGGTGATGCAGATTTTACAGTCACAACCGATCAATCAGTTTCTGTACCGCCTGATAATCCTAGCTACACCTTGAAACGGGTGAAATTATCAGACGAGGAGATAGCTAAGTATTACTATGGATATAGTAATCAAGTACTGTGGCCAATCTGTCATCAATTGCTCAGCCGGGTAAATGTGAACCCGGGATACTGGGAGACATACCAGACCGTTAACCAGCGATTTGCAGCAGCCACAGCAGAAACAATGACCAATCAGACGGAGGTAATCTGGGTGCAGGACTATCATCTTGCACTTGTACCGAAGTTCCTAGATGAATATACAGAAGAAGTGACTGTGCAGCACTTCTGGCACATCCCGTGGCCACCAGATTCTGTGTTTCGTCGGATTCCAGAATCAGTAATGCTGCTCCACGGGCTGCTTGCAACGGACCGCATTGGATTCCATACTGAACAGTATCGAACCTCGTTTATTGATACTGTACGGGAAGACGAGGTAGATGTAACTGTTCACAGCAATGGTCGAATTGAATCACGATATGGAACAACAGAAACGTACGTTTCGCCGGTCGGCGTTGATCAAACTGAAATTGAATCCAGCGTTGGAACGGAAGGAAGCCGAATGTTTCAGACAGCACTTCGAGGAAATCACAGAATAACGGATGCGGAGACAATAATCGTTGCTGTTGATCGTCTCGATTATACGAAGGGAATCCTTCATCGATTACGGACTATTGAGCATCTGCTTGAGACACATCCAGAGTTACATGGAAAGGTTCGGTTACTACAGAAAGGAACACTAACTCGCGAGCAGATTCCAGCATATCGGCAACACCAACAACAGATCCGAGAAACGATCAATCGAATTAATGATCGGTTCAGAACCAACGACTGGCAGCCAATTATTTATCGAGAACAGACAGATCCCCGATCAAAGGTACTCGGATTACTGTCTATGGGCGATCTCTGTATGGTCACTCCTGTCGCAGACGGGTTGAACCTCACTGCATTAGAATATGTATTCGCCAGAGGGAAGGCCACTCCTGGGAAACTTGTATTAAGCAAGTATGCTGGAGTCAGTGAGTATCTGGAGGGAGTATATACGGTAAATCCACATGACATTCCCGGTACAACAGAACAGCTCGCTGCAGCATTGACAGCAACAGATGTTGATCAAAAACAACGCTGGAACAGGCTGTACGATACAGCAACAAATCTTGACATTGTCGACTGGATTGAGGACGGTAACCTTCCTTGA
- a CDS encoding dihydropteroate synthase codes for MKTVTIDGMPVGDGHPPRVMSVLNMSEQSGYKPSVYLDAEKAAQHIDEELVPAGADIIDIGLQSANPKYKAKAIEKELDRLEDVAPILDYVESNVLFSLETRYAEVAEEAIGYGFDIINDVCGFADPEMKPTVEAHDVPVIKMASPSDLTKPGALKTIDDVFAALERDGFTDRTIIDPAFGGWYDKKTFEDNWEMFRRLREFRAFGRPILTATNREDFLGALAGKLDTDKQLAVSLAAATMEVERGAHIIRTHDTPETHDVVKVAHALGDNRVTQPDSPAVIELTNVSQRELARYRSRGVETATSNDTGPMLTFVIGDIDEELQTRLCTVAREQSITAIEQDAGLYILGIPQKIKNYATAIEKGLSTASKIADRMHEAANR; via the coding sequence ATGAAGACCGTAACAATCGATGGGATGCCGGTTGGCGATGGACACCCTCCACGCGTAATGAGTGTCCTAAATATGAGCGAGCAGTCTGGGTACAAACCAAGTGTCTATCTTGATGCAGAAAAGGCAGCTCAGCATATTGATGAAGAGCTTGTGCCAGCAGGGGCCGATATTATCGATATTGGATTGCAGTCAGCAAATCCAAAATATAAGGCAAAGGCAATTGAGAAGGAACTTGACCGGCTGGAAGATGTGGCTCCGATTCTCGATTATGTCGAATCGAATGTTCTGTTTTCACTGGAAACCCGATATGCCGAGGTGGCCGAGGAAGCGATCGGATATGGGTTTGATATTATAAATGATGTGTGTGGGTTTGCTGATCCAGAGATGAAGCCTACTGTTGAGGCACACGATGTACCAGTCATCAAGATGGCAAGCCCTTCGGATCTGACTAAACCGGGGGCATTGAAGACAATTGATGACGTGTTCGCTGCACTGGAACGTGATGGATTTACTGATCGGACAATCATTGATCCAGCATTTGGTGGATGGTATGATAAGAAGACCTTCGAGGATAACTGGGAGATGTTCCGTCGGCTTCGTGAATTTCGAGCATTCGGTCGTCCAATTCTGACAGCAACAAACCGAGAAGATTTTCTTGGAGCGCTTGCTGGCAAGCTTGATACAGATAAGCAATTAGCAGTCAGTTTAGCAGCGGCAACGATGGAAGTAGAGCGGGGAGCACACATTATTCGGACCCACGACACACCGGAAACGCATGATGTTGTCAAGGTCGCGCATGCACTTGGGGATAATCGTGTAACACAGCCAGACTCACCTGCAGTGATCGAGTTGACAAACGTTAGTCAACGAGAGCTAGCTCGGTATCGATCACGAGGAGTGGAAACAGCAACAAGTAATGATACGGGACCAATGCTGACCTTTGTTATCGGAGATATCGACGAAGAATTACAGACACGGTTGTGTACAGTTGCACGAGAGCAATCGATAACAGCAATCGAGCAAGATGCAGGATTATACATTCTAGGGATACCACAAAAGATCAAGAATTACGCAACAGCAATAGAAAAAGGACTCTCAACTGCAAGCAAAATTGCTGATCGAATGCACGAAGCAGCCAACAGGTGA
- the fdhF gene encoding formate dehydrogenase subunit alpha has translation MSQEPAKTICPYCGVGCGIELEPTENGSDVNLSGWQDNPVNEGALCIKGMSADDIVTHEDRLTTPLIKEDGEFREASWDEAIDRVVSEMERITDEHGADALGFFASSQLTNEENYVYQKLARQLGTNNVDNCARLCHASTVVALGEGFGMGAMTNSMEDLEESSDVYWIQGSNPAENHPVAYNNYFKQAASDGTFVIQVDPHENKLSRDADLHIQHKPGTDIPLLNAVLKTILEEDLYDEEFIESRTEGFEELQERLADFDKEEAAEIAEVDLEDIETAARKFAEASNGAIFTGMGMSQHRCGVDNVQNLINLSLATGQVGRPGTGVNPLRGQNNVQGASDVGGLPSVLPGYRPVDDKEEREAVEEIWGFEIPEEPGLTHVEVAHGAGEDVFGAYVLGENPVRSEPNSDRIEEGFNEMEFVVAQDIFMTETAELADVVLPATSWAESHGTVTNTDRRVQLMRPATKVHENTRQDFDILVEIGSRLFDSGWDYDSPEDAFEELREVAPIYRGITWDRIGEEGVQWPCYSEEDEGELYLYEDEFETENGLGKFRAVDHIEPDETPSEEYPFVLTTARIEQHFNTGSMSTRSDMLNRVAPENFVHIHPNDAEDQGIEDGDMVVLSSPRGEVELKAEVTDETKQGVLWSTFHFPDAPINRITNDALDPKAKIPEFKAASANAGEVGVDIEKVGSEAEPADD, from the coding sequence ATGAGTCAAGAGCCAGCCAAGACCATATGTCCATATTGCGGTGTGGGTTGCGGAATTGAGTTAGAGCCCACAGAGAATGGGTCAGATGTTAATTTGAGTGGATGGCAGGACAATCCCGTCAACGAAGGGGCACTTTGTATCAAAGGGATGTCAGCAGATGATATTGTAACACATGAAGATCGATTGACGACGCCTCTAATTAAAGAAGACGGCGAGTTCCGCGAAGCGAGCTGGGACGAAGCAATTGACCGTGTGGTCTCAGAGATGGAACGAATTACTGACGAGCACGGAGCAGATGCCTTGGGCTTTTTCGCATCGTCACAGCTGACAAATGAAGAAAATTATGTCTATCAAAAGCTAGCTCGTCAGCTTGGAACAAACAATGTCGACAACTGTGCTCGGCTTTGCCATGCATCGACTGTTGTGGCACTCGGAGAAGGCTTTGGGATGGGTGCAATGACCAACAGCATGGAAGATCTAGAAGAGTCGTCTGATGTGTACTGGATTCAGGGCTCAAACCCTGCTGAAAATCACCCAGTAGCGTATAATAACTATTTCAAGCAAGCTGCAAGTGACGGCACATTTGTAATTCAGGTTGACCCTCATGAGAATAAACTATCACGAGATGCTGACCTTCACATCCAGCATAAGCCAGGAACAGACATTCCGCTGTTAAATGCAGTTCTGAAAACCATTCTCGAAGAAGATCTATACGACGAGGAGTTTATCGAAAGCCGAACGGAAGGATTCGAAGAGCTACAAGAACGGCTTGCTGACTTTGACAAAGAAGAGGCCGCAGAAATCGCTGAGGTTGATCTTGAAGATATCGAAACAGCAGCTCGCAAATTTGCTGAAGCCAGCAACGGAGCAATCTTTACTGGAATGGGTATGAGCCAGCACCGCTGTGGTGTTGACAATGTGCAGAACCTGATTAACTTATCTCTTGCAACAGGGCAAGTCGGTCGACCTGGTACAGGAGTAAACCCACTACGAGGGCAGAACAATGTACAAGGTGCGAGTGATGTTGGTGGGCTCCCGAGCGTACTGCCTGGGTATCGGCCGGTGGATGACAAAGAAGAGCGCGAAGCTGTCGAAGAGATTTGGGGCTTTGAAATCCCAGAGGAGCCAGGACTGACACATGTCGAGGTTGCACACGGAGCAGGTGAAGATGTCTTTGGTGCCTACGTGCTTGGGGAAAATCCCGTACGAAGTGAGCCAAACAGTGATCGAATTGAAGAAGGATTTAATGAGATGGAATTTGTTGTCGCACAGGATATATTTATGACAGAAACTGCCGAACTCGCCGATGTTGTTCTTCCGGCGACGTCTTGGGCAGAATCTCACGGCACGGTAACGAATACGGATCGTCGCGTGCAATTAATGCGACCAGCAACAAAGGTTCACGAGAATACTCGCCAAGACTTCGACATCCTTGTTGAGATCGGGTCGCGATTGTTTGACTCGGGATGGGACTATGATAGTCCAGAAGACGCCTTCGAAGAGCTTCGAGAGGTTGCACCGATATATCGAGGAATAACATGGGACCGAATCGGAGAAGAAGGTGTGCAATGGCCATGCTATAGTGAAGAAGATGAAGGCGAGTTATACCTTTATGAGGATGAGTTTGAGACCGAGAATGGGTTGGGTAAGTTCCGAGCAGTGGACCATATTGAACCAGATGAGACACCATCAGAAGAGTATCCATTCGTACTGACAACAGCACGAATTGAGCAGCATTTCAATACAGGATCGATGAGTACACGGTCAGATATGCTCAATCGTGTTGCACCAGAAAACTTCGTACATATTCATCCAAACGACGCAGAGGACCAAGGTATCGAAGATGGTGACATGGTCGTGCTCTCTTCACCACGTGGAGAGGTCGAGCTGAAAGCAGAGGTTACAGATGAGACAAAGCAAGGAGTACTCTGGTCAACGTTCCACTTCCCAGATGCACCAATCAACCGAATCACAAATGATGCGTTGGATCCGAAAGCAAAGATCCCAGAATTCAAGGCAGCCTCAGCCAATGCTGGCGAAGTCGGAGTTGACATCGAAAAAGTGGGCTCAGAGGCAGAGCCAGCCGACGACTAG
- a CDS encoding formate--tetrahydrofolate ligase, translated as MSDDGFPTDYEIAQSVDLDPIEDIVEPYGVDADDLELYGDYKAKLSLDAVNRLKEEDTTGDENLVLVTGMTPTPLGEGKTVTTVGLSQALNHLDESAVCAIREPSLGPVFGVKGGAAGGGYSQVLPMEDINLHFTGDLHALTSAHNLIAAMLDAHISKGNELNIDSTMIEWKRALDMNDRALRETVVGLGGSTNGVTREDGFMLTAASELMAVLALADSIEDLKDRVGRIIVAYDEDNNPVTADDIEATGPVAMLLRDALQPNVVQTIEGTPALIHAGPFANIAHGTNSLIADEAAFGMADWVVTEAGFGSDLGAEKFMNVVCRFGDMEPDATVIVSSCRALKYHGKDMWPADTDALEEEDVEAVKAGLENLDQHIENLQKFGSPVVVAINRFPFDTDEEIEAVVEHCREDLGVNVAVSEVFANGGEGGVDLAEEVMDAAENQPTDFQHLYDTEDSIKEKIETVATEIYGAEDVNYSSGAEDDIERMEELELDDIPIVMSKTFHSFSDDPSKKGAPEGWELDIREVYPSAGAGFLVVLTGDVMVMPGLPARPAAADMDIDSEGNISGLF; from the coding sequence ATGTCAGATGATGGCTTTCCAACCGACTACGAAATCGCACAGTCGGTAGATCTTGACCCGATTGAAGACATTGTAGAACCGTACGGCGTCGATGCCGACGACCTTGAACTGTATGGTGATTATAAAGCCAAACTTTCACTTGACGCTGTCAACCGACTCAAAGAAGAGGATACTACTGGTGATGAGAATCTGGTCCTTGTCACAGGGATGACGCCGACTCCGCTTGGAGAAGGAAAGACCGTTACGACTGTTGGTCTTAGCCAGGCACTTAATCATCTTGATGAAAGTGCCGTCTGTGCAATCCGTGAACCTTCGCTCGGTCCAGTGTTTGGCGTCAAAGGTGGGGCAGCTGGTGGAGGATACTCACAGGTCCTCCCAATGGAGGATATTAACCTCCACTTCACCGGCGATCTGCATGCATTGACCTCTGCTCATAACCTGATTGCAGCAATGCTTGATGCTCATATCTCCAAGGGCAATGAGCTGAACATTGACTCAACTATGATCGAGTGGAAGCGTGCGCTTGACATGAACGATCGTGCCCTACGAGAGACCGTCGTTGGCCTCGGTGGCTCAACGAATGGTGTAACTCGTGAAGATGGATTCATGCTCACTGCCGCTTCCGAACTGATGGCTGTTCTGGCACTTGCTGACAGCATTGAAGATCTCAAAGACCGTGTTGGTCGTATTATTGTCGCGTATGATGAGGATAACAACCCGGTTACTGCTGATGATATTGAAGCTACTGGTCCTGTGGCAATGCTTCTCCGAGATGCACTGCAACCAAATGTTGTCCAGACCATCGAGGGCACACCGGCACTGATTCACGCTGGCCCGTTCGCTAACATTGCGCACGGAACAAACTCACTCATCGCTGATGAAGCTGCATTTGGAATGGCTGATTGGGTTGTTACAGAAGCAGGGTTCGGATCTGACCTTGGGGCTGAGAAATTCATGAACGTTGTCTGCCGGTTTGGTGATATGGAACCAGATGCAACGGTTATCGTTTCATCTTGCCGCGCTCTGAAGTACCACGGCAAAGATATGTGGCCAGCTGACACAGATGCCCTTGAAGAGGAAGACGTCGAGGCTGTTAAGGCTGGACTTGAAAACCTTGACCAGCACATTGAGAATCTACAGAAATTCGGTTCGCCAGTCGTGGTTGCAATCAATCGCTTCCCATTTGATACTGACGAGGAGATTGAGGCGGTTGTTGAGCATTGCCGTGAGGACCTTGGTGTCAACGTTGCTGTTTCTGAAGTCTTTGCAAACGGTGGCGAAGGTGGTGTTGACCTTGCAGAAGAGGTTATGGATGCTGCCGAGAACCAGCCGACAGACTTCCAGCATCTATACGACACTGAGGATTCAATCAAAGAGAAAATCGAAACTGTTGCTACCGAAATCTACGGCGCTGAAGATGTCAACTATTCCAGTGGGGCAGAAGACGACATCGAACGGATGGAGGAGCTCGAACTTGACGATATCCCAATCGTGATGTCGAAGACTTTCCACTCGTTCAGCGATGATCCAAGTAAGAAGGGTGCGCCAGAAGGATGGGAACTTGATATCCGTGAGGTATACCCATCCGCCGGAGCCGGGTTCCTTGTTGTCCTAACTGGTGACGTCATGGTAATGCCTGGACTCCCAGCCCGACCTGCAGCAGCTGACATGGACATCGACTCTGAGGGCAATATCTCAGGACTGTTCTAA
- the pdxS gene encoding pyridoxal 5'-phosphate synthase lyase subunit PdxS, giving the protein MSEETDLEELKQGTELVKRGFARMQKGGVIMDVVNREQARIAEDAGAVAVMALEAVPADIRKRGGVARMPDPAEVEGIIDEVSIPVMGKSRIGHTKEAEILESLGVDMIDESEVLTPADDRYHIEKNEFTSPFVCGARNLPEALRRINEGAAMIRTKGEAGTGDVNQAVHHQRNIKGDIRKVKGMSHEERERWARENEAPAHLVHETAELERLPVVNFAAGGIATPADAALMMHHGCDGIFVGSGIFGAENPEAMGKAIVEAVNNWDDPDALADITKGIGKGMQGDANVDLPEEEKLQGRGV; this is encoded by the coding sequence ATGTCTGAGGAGACAGACTTAGAAGAACTGAAGCAAGGAACCGAGCTCGTAAAGCGCGGATTTGCGCGTATGCAGAAAGGCGGTGTAATTATGGACGTTGTCAACCGGGAGCAGGCCCGGATTGCTGAGGATGCTGGTGCAGTAGCTGTGATGGCTCTGGAAGCTGTCCCGGCAGATATCCGCAAGCGTGGAGGGGTTGCTCGGATGCCAGACCCAGCTGAGGTCGAAGGGATTATTGATGAAGTTTCAATTCCGGTAATGGGTAAATCCCGGATTGGCCATACAAAGGAAGCTGAGATCTTGGAGTCCCTTGGTGTCGATATGATTGACGAATCAGAAGTTCTCACCCCTGCCGATGATCGCTACCACATCGAGAAGAACGAATTCACATCACCATTTGTTTGCGGGGCTCGAAACCTACCAGAAGCCCTCCGTCGGATTAACGAAGGGGCAGCAATGATCCGAACAAAGGGTGAAGCAGGCACAGGCGATGTTAATCAGGCTGTGCACCATCAGCGGAACATCAAAGGCGATATTCGAAAAGTCAAGGGGATGTCACATGAAGAACGAGAGCGCTGGGCCCGTGAGAACGAAGCTCCTGCACACTTAGTTCATGAGACAGCTGAACTTGAACGACTGCCAGTCGTTAACTTCGCTGCCGGCGGGATTGCAACGCCAGCAGATGCAGCACTCATGATGCATCACGGATGTGACGGAATCTTTGTTGGATCCGGAATCTTCGGTGCAGAGAACCCAGAAGCGATGGGTAAGGCTATTGTTGAAGCTGTAAATAACTGGGATGACCCAGATGCGCTTGCCGATATTACAAAGGGTATTGGCAAGGGAATGCAGGGTGACGCAAACGTTGATTTACCGGAAGAAGAGAAACTACAAGGCCGGGGCGTATAA